Within Syntrophales bacterium, the genomic segment GCACAGGCAAAGTGAACAATAAATGACAAACGATGATCTGAAAGAAAAAATCGACGCAACAGCGAATATGATTGTCGCCTCCAGAAAGCTGGTAGTGTTTACAGGAGCCGGAATCAGCACCGAATCCGGAATACCCGATTTTCGCAGTCCTGGAGGAATATGGAGTAAATTTGATCCGGATGATTTTACCATTCAAAAGTTTTTGTCCAGTCCTGAAACAAGGAAAAAGCAGTGGCAGCTTCTCGTTGAAGGTGGTCTTATTGCGGACGCTGAACCCAATCAGGCTCACTTGGCCATTGCAGAATTGGAAAAGCTCAACAGGCTGGAATGTGTCATCACCCAAAACATAGACAACCTTCACCAAAAAGCGGGGAATTCTCCCGAAAAGGTGTTTGAGCTGCATGGCAATATGAGACGGGTAAAGTGCCTGAACTGCGGTGAATGCTATCCTCTGGCAGACATTAAACAGCGATTAAAAAAGGGTGGCGAAAATGTCCCTGACTGCGAGAACTGTCACGGCATACTGAAGCCCGACGTTGTTTTC encodes:
- a CDS encoding NAD-dependent deacylase, giving the protein MTNDDLKEKIDATANMIVASRKLVVFTGAGISTESGIPDFRSPGGIWSKFDPDDFTIQKFLSSPETRKKQWQLLVEGGLIADAEPNQAHLAIAELEKLNRLECVITQNIDNLHQKAGNSPEKVFELHGNMRRVKCLNCGECYPLADIKQRLKKGGENVPDCENCHGILKPDVVFFGEALPVEALQNATYHSNNCDLLIAIGSSLVVYPAAYMPVYAKEAGAKLVIINLNRTSCDSSADICINSKAGETMESILSKVKEKL